Sequence from the Primulina huaijiensis isolate GDHJ02 chromosome 16, ASM1229523v2, whole genome shotgun sequence genome:
ataaatttcaaaaaaatttggtgAGACTCGAAAATATAgttcttaaaaaaaatgatatatatatatatatatttatattgtaaTACGACCCTTTTCTCTACTATCATCTTCACAGTTCACTCCAGTTGCTTTCACATATCCCCACAATCACACACATCTCCATGAACATTTCATCTTTTTTCCCGAATTTGCACACTTTCTTTTACTGACAACCTTTTTTTCAGTACACTCTGAACTGGGGGAGGGAGAAAGAAAGAAAGCTGATATTTTGCTCGTGGACGACCAAGATTTCGCCTTCCTTGTACACTTCTGCGGTTAGATTTTgctttttttccaaattttacaAAACCCCTCGAATCCATTGGCTTCTCTTTCCAAATTTACTCCGTTTTACCAGTCACCGCGGATCCAATGTGAATCGTTTGGCAAACCATCTTACTGTAATTAGAAGCTGTATTTTCTGCTCCGTTACTAGTACATTCCCATGTAGCTGGATAATTTCCAAAGAAAGTGTTTTTTTCCCCTTAACAGAAGTCCGCTCACTCAgattctgtttttttttatgttctatGCTTCTTATGATTCCGTTTTGACATGGGGTGTAGTGGGTCTAAGGCGCAGGATTTGCCGCTTGTAGTTCGCTGCCGTAAGCGGCGGGAACTTATACGCGCCGCCTCGAACTACCGCTATGCACTCGCCGCTGCCCATGTTTCTTACTTCCGTTCACTCATAGATGTCGGGGAAGCCCTCCGTAAGTTTGTGGATGAAGATCTCATTACCACTTCTATTTCCTCCTCTGTTTCATCTCCATCTTTGATTTTGCCACCAActtcaaagaagaagaaaagcaaCAATGCTGATAAATTGCAGTTCAATGATTGCGAGGATGAGGATGAGGATGAGTCTCATCTATATCTATCGgattcttcctcttcttctgatGTAAGAGAAGTTGGGGATTCCGAGTATTTTAAGCATCAGCATCATAATCATTATGCACTTGATTCTGATGATGAAGCCCATCAGCATAATACCTATCACGCGCAGGAGCACAGGGCGAAGGATGATTACTCATTACATTATCCGCGCGGTGGATTTGATGGGTATAATCAGACCTTTGGGGATGATTTCGTTAATGATCCCTACGTGTACCCATATACTTATTCATACCCGCCGCATTCTTTTGGGGAGCCTTTTATGGATCGGTGGAATAAACCGGGAGTGCGGCCGCCGATGCAACCATGGTATTTATCGAGTAAATCGAATGTGTATTACATGAACAAGGCAGCTCCTGAGATGAAAACGGTAGTTCGAGAGCCTCCACCGGAACCGAGTTATGGTTACACGGACTCTCACTGGAATTCTGCAGCAGATGATGGTGGTACTTATGGTTATTTTACTTGGGGTTCAACGGCAAGGATGGAGAATAATGATGGTTTGAAAGTGCGTCCGCAAAAAGAGGAGGCGCCTCCTCCGCCGTCACCTAAAGCATCGGGTTGGGATTTTTTCAACCCCTTTGATGTGTCTGATAATGGATACCCGAGCTATTATTGGAATGGAGGATTCGGGTACGAGTCAAATCATAACAGCCCAGATTCGAGCGAGCTGAGGGAGAGGGAGGGGATTCCCGATTTGGAGGAAGACACTGAGAATGAGGTCTCTAAAGAGTTTCTCAAGGGAAATAGAATGAAAaccaaagaaagaaagaataaaGGTGGCTTTACTAGTTCTGTAGCACTGCCAGCCTTAAAAAATCGAGATTCAAGCTCTGCGCCATTAGGCAAAAGCCAGGGCAGTTCAAGATCAGTGCCAATAGATAAAAGCCAGGGCAGTTCAAGATCAGTGTCACTGGGTGAAAAGGAGGTTATTTCAAGATTGGTGCCATTAAGTAAAAGTGAAGGTATTTCGATATCGGTGCCATCTGGAAAAACCGAGGGTAGTACTTCAAGATCAGTGGCTTCATGGGGTAGTGAGAAATCGTCAATGCCATCAAATAGTGAGGAAGGTGCTAAGCCCTCGATGCCATCGCCACCGCTTTATATTGAAGAAAGCTTAACATCACTCATGCCAACACCAAACAAGAAGGGGACTTCTTCATGGGTAAACCTATCCCCGAGTAATTCCACCAGTTTCACAGATGGGCGAAGCAGCTCTGAAACTATTGTGTCGAAGAGAATGGATGAGGGTTCTGTGAGGAAGAAAAGGGTGTCTTTTGAGGTGGAAGAGATGTCAAACCAAGATGCTGATTCTTCCAAATTGAGTAGTGTAAGTGTATTGTCACCTCACGGCACTCGTGATTTGCACGAAGTTGTTACCGAAATCAGAGATGATTTTGAGATTGCTTCTAGTTATGGAAAAGAGGTAGCCAATATGCTTGAGGTTGGGAAGTTGCCTCATCATCCTGGCCTTCTTAAAGGTGTGGCTTCTGCTACATATTTCTCTGCCATTATTCTTCTGCTTCATGGTTTAACCTTCATGAGATTTTTTCCTTGATTGGATATGACTGTTTTCCATTGAAATATGGTGACAGCTGGAAAATGTTGGAGGATCGTTGTTATGCCATTATAGTTCTGAACTTTCTGTCATTTTTTTCTATGGTTATAGCCTCTTTACTGTTCTACTATTTACTTGTTTCTGTGGTTATCACCTCATTACTGTCCTAGCACTATTTACTATGTCTTTAATTAGAACCGAAACTGCATTGTTCCTTCTTGATTTGTATATCCATCTTATTGATCTGTTTGActttttaaattgagaaatgaCTGGTGATGCTCTTGAAAGACTTTTTCACTTTGAATTTTGTGTGTTGCTAACTTTTCTTGGTTTTGTATTTCAGTAATTCTCTCCCGGGTATTATGTCATTCTACCCATTCTAGTATGTCGCCATCAGCACAATCTGTAAAATTAGCTTCTAGATCGATTAAGTTGGCAAAATCTTACTTTGAAGATGTTGGCAAGGATGAAAAAGCGAATGCTTGTGACCTTTCGTCCACACTAGACAAGCTGTATATGTGGGAGAGAAAGTTATACAAGGAAGTAAAGGTAGAATAGTTTTATTATACCATATACAGTTATCCCATTCTTTTACCAGCACATGCGCATGCTAGTCTTTTCCACAATTTTTAGAAGCCCAAATTGCATGCACAAATGCTCAAGGCTCGGTATTGAAACATTGGTACGAGCCCAGGTTTAGTACTTCGATGAAACACGCCCTTAACCTTAGAACCCCCAACTTTGATGCACTTTAAAGGCCCCCGACATTTATTAACAAtgcaatataataaattattgattttccCAACAAAACTAATAACTGCAATTGTAGTTCTATAGTTTGTAAGGTAAATAATCCGTTATATTTATCTCAGGATTCCTCAATTTAATAAGGCAAGTCTCTCTTGGCTCACCATGTGCTTTGTGACCAGGATCTATGATACCCATTCACCTTAGACTGCCTTGCCTTCCTAATAACTTTAGTCTCTTCTTTGCGTTATCAAGATGAAAATATCTTTGGATGGGCTTTTGGCTTTGCAGGATTGTTAAAGTAGCTCATTAATCTAAATTGGACTTACTGTGTTCGTTTTATGCTCCCATTAATTAATTTCGCGTCCCTACATTCTGATGAGTGGGGACTTTCTTTAGGATGAAGAAAGACTCCGAGTGTTGTACGAGAAGCAATGCAAGAGACTCAAAATCCTAGACGAAGGAGGTGCTGAGTCTAAAAAGCTTGAGGCTGCTCAAGCGTCTATCAGTAAATTATTGACTAGACTCGAAGTTAGTGTTAAAGCCATTGATGCCATTTCAAACAGGATACACAAGTTGCGTGACGAGGAACTGCAAACTCAGGTTGCTGCTTTAGTTCACGGGTACGGTTGACCTTCTCCTTAAATTTTATATGATTAATAGCACAAATGCTGTTACTTTTGTTTCATATTGCATCGGCTGAATATACTCTGAACTGTTTGAGTTTGTGTTGATCCCCTAATCTACAAGGCCTAGATTCATCGATTACAAAAAATAGTTCTCTTTTGTATTTTTGAACATTGTATATATAATTGTTAATTGATCAATCCCGTTCTATTGAATCAATGGTATCACGACCTGTAGGCTGATCAGAATGTGGAAGGCAATGCTCAGGTGCCATCAGAAGCAGTTTCAATCAATCATGGATAGTAAAATGAGAAAGCTTAAAGCTAACACTGGTCTCAAAAATGATTCCagctcaagggctaccaccgaACTTGAAAGGGAGCTTCGGTTATGGTGTGAACGTTTTGTCGACTGGATTGCCTTTCAAAAATCCTACATTGAATCCTTGAATCGGTGGCTTCTTCAGTGTGTTCAATACGAACCGGAAGAAACTCCTGATGGACCCGTTCCCTATTCCCCTGGTCAGCTTGGAGCTCCTCCCATTTTCATAGTGTGCAACGATTGGCACCAAGCAATGGAATCCATCTCCGAGGCAAGGGTGACAAATGCCATGAATACCCTTCTAACAAGCCTAAGACAACTCGAAGAAAAACAAGATCAGGAGGGGCGACAAAGGCTTAAAGCGGAATATCTCTTGAAAGATATGGAGAAACATCTCAGATCACAACGCATGACAATTTCAGAGAAAACTGGGCTGCCTCTAGTTCCATCAGATAAATTCGCTGATCAGAAAGTGGACTTGGATTCAATGAGACGTAGATTGGCCGAAGAGATAATAAAGCACAAGGACGCAAAGAAACTAGTTCATGATGCAGCATCTAGTAGTTTACAAGGAGGCCTTGTTCCCATTTTCAAGGCATTGGAGAACTTCACTTCGGATGCTTTGAAATTACACGAACATGTCAGGTTAAAGCATGGCCCTGAATAATCGGATCAATAATCTTGTCAGGCAGAGGACATGTAATAGTATTATCCAGATGTTGAACcagtaaaaatatcataattttgtaGTTTGCTAGATTTGAGGGTGTAACTATCACAATTTGTGAAAGAGAAGCTCACCTCACttgtttaaaatacaaagagaTGAGGAAGGGTTCCGATTCCATCATTTGCCGCGCACACCCTTTGAATGCCATGAAAGGTTATGTTTTGTACagatattcatttatttatcgatggaataatattttctttgtttCAAGCGACTTTAGAATTTTTTGAACTCACAGCTTAAAACTTAGCTCAAAACTAATTCTCaattgtgtgtatatatatggaTTCGTGAAACGATCAGACCTCTGTATCTATGATGTGGAATAAttataagaatttaattaattcatccaATAAGATATATAACTGATTTATCATAAAACATGCATTAATTCATGGACAGGGGGAGGCCTTGTCTCCAATAGTGCGGTGTTCTCTTTGTACTTGATGTTATCTTTGTCTTGGTTTAGGCGATGAGATTTGAGAAGATGCGAGTGAAGTTTCCTTAAATCGGATAATTTTACAGGTTTCAACAGGAATTCTTCAGCACCTCCTTCCAAGCACCTGCCAtgcatcaaattattttaatttccaagaatttttctaattaaaagtttctactgataaaaaaatatatatatataacgacTTACATGTTGATTCTTGATGGTAAATTTTCAGATGACATAACTACAACTGGAATGTCTCTCCAAGATGAATCCTGAAACAAGATTTATCTCCCTTTTTTAGTATTGAATTCAAAcaacaaaaaatcaaaatatactcGGAGAGAGCTAGCCGGTGTCGTTGGAGTTCATAACTAGGGTGAGCTTGCTAACCTTGACTCTTTTCAACAAATCATAACCGCTGATGCCTGGCATGCTGTAATCTGTCATGATCAAGTTAATTTTTGATACCtgcaaataaatttaataataagtaCTAAAAAGATAACCgtgtaaatttatttatcacgatttattattattattattattattattattattattattattattattataattatgaatGTAATAAGAAAAACATGACACACCTTGTCGTGCAGAGATGGCTTCGATGATGTTTGATACTGATTCTCTTCATTAATATTATCAATCAATCCCAAGTACTCCAAAGCCTTATCTCCAGAATCCACAAAAGTAACTGCACTTTTCAAGTTTCATTCTAATTAATATACACAAACGCAGACAAGCACATATTCTTGAAAGTATACGTGCATGCTCAGAAATTAATTACCTTGAcactatatataaattaaaaccgaagaaaatttaacaaaatcccATTAATTAAGAATACATAATCTGCAGTTTTAGCTAATGAATCACAAATCAAATGAAATAATCAATTAAATACCTTGGTATGAAGAAACAGTGAGGAGCCTCTCCAGGAGCTTTCTGTCAAGACGACTGTCATCAACAGCCAATACGTGAAAATCATCGTGTTGCGATTTTCGACGATCTCCAATATTATTTCTGTATATTTCACGCTCTGAATTTAAATCTCCCATTTAAATCtcgaaaaaaatttgtattttgtGTTTGTTATGAGAATTATATATGGTGTAGATGATAAAAAGTAGTTTAATTTCTTGAGTGGTTGAGAAGCAAAATGTGTGTGTTGTATTTATATTACACGTCCCACACATAAACAATGATCTTGGAGGATCTCTCCAATAAGATTTTCTTTTGGAACAACTACTCATGGACCATGCAGGTGCCTACCTCCAAACatgaaataataattatgtAGCTTTTTttgcatatataataaattatatttaataggATTCACCTAGAATTGTGGTCCCATATGACTCCATTATAAAGTTTAATTTACTTACTAAATTAATATCAGTTATCTGATTAATGAaactgaatttaaaataataataacaataacaacaataatacaCAAATTCTCATAGAAAACCATCACACGGGTCAATTTTTTGTGATACAGTCcattgaaaattattaatttttatgtcaacaaatcttttttttttcctcaaaaatattttatagtggtgtgtgtgtgtgaattaAAGATTCatttgaagggtccatatttGAGACCATGTCAACAAAAATCAAAGAAGATCTTTGTGCTAATAGTTTTCTAGATACTCTCAAGTTTTGATTTGATAAGATCGAAATTGATGACTTGTTGGAATCGATTGACTTGCGGACTTGTAATGTTTCTTGAATGTGTTAGCTCCCATTTTGTCTATTATTAGAAGAAATATATGCCATCCATGAATCATTTTTCAAGATTTGCAATCTTTAATTGGCGTTGACTTCCAAAATGACCAAGTCAAAGAATGGAGATTTTGGTATTTTGACTACaactctttcttcttcttttttaaaataatatacgCCCCTAGTTAAGTTTGAACATTCATTAtagtcaaaaacttgtgtgagacggtctcacggatcgtattttgtgagacggatctcttatttgggtcatccataaaaaagtattactttttatactaagagtattactttttattatgaatatcggtaggattgacccgtctcatagataaagattcgtaagaccgtctcacaagagacctactcttcatTATAACAGtgtattcaaatttttatattttctatcTTCACAAATTGGAAAGTTTTCAGTTTTACAAATTAATATGAAatccaattatttttcatatagcTCTAACTCACTAACACATATCCATGTACAACAATCTCCACACTAATTGCcattttcatatataattaGTACCTAGCATGTCGTGGTACAGGTGATCTGTAAATTTTACATATACGCAATGAAATTAGAAATAAACAAACATGTTGAgctaattttctaaaataaaataaaatattcgagCTAATTGACATGGCTAGGTCATAGATGCATTCAATATGATTTTTCTAGTAGAGACATCATCAATTAAAGTGCTTGAGGAGATAAATCATGAATTGAAATATTGGAACATGGGCAGCTATCAAACTTACTAAAACATTAATTAGTTTTGTCTATCGGGTTTTATCCTATACAACAACTCCCTATCATTCGGAATTGGAATCCAATGGAACTTATACTAATTATAAcaattttcttgttttgacATCATCATAATAATTCATACACTTAAAATATGAGAGACACGTGTATATAATCCCAAGATGTCGAGTCTGTTTGTTGGGGTATACAAAATTGAGaggagaacaagaagaaaacaatgagAATGTGGCTTGTaaaggcaagtgttgaacactttgtccttaagaagaatttgccctcacaatgtgcttgagttttgtggtaatcttctcccaagatacaactacaacacttgaataatgagcactcaaatattcaagttctatcacaaaGAAATGGATGGAACTCTCTCTTGAATAAGAAGGAAGAAGACAATATGCAAAAATGATGTAATgtgtgtttgattttcaaaatatcaaatatttaatgttttccaaatgaagagacatgatctttcattcatggggatgtcccttggccatggtaactgatcacaatcatcaaataatgccaaggaaatgaaaaaatatcagaaaaatcgaagggacGCGAAAAACAGCCGAAGGGGCGcgctgccgagcgctctcggcagCGCCTGCCGAGAGCCCTCGGCAGGCGCGTGCACATGCGCGCAGCTCCGCGCGCAGGTGCGCGCCTGCCACTGGTGCGCGCGCAGGTGCGCGCCTGCCATTgttcacgattttttttttccgtttTCGTtccttacatgttccgactattcgtttgagtttctttcaacatttgatgaactcttttcgagttttattcagaaccaccgaacttaatattcgttcattaagctcCGTACTTCGTTTCGAATTTTTcaaatcaaacacattgatttatttgcttaattttcattcattaagcatcaaaattttccaacagaGTCAAATTAAGATAAGATTCAATTATGTTCTTGATCAGATATGAAGTTAACAAGACTCATGCATGTTAGTAAATTTGAAGTTGAGACTAGAGATAATAGACGAATTTGTGTTGTATTTGATGCTCATCTGATATGAAAATCGTTTCTCAAGATATAACGATTTTTAACTTGTAATAGTAGCAATACAACTCATAAATGAAGCAAACTCTTTTTAGAAGAAAAAAGAGGAAGAAGTTCGATATGAATGCAAAATGCTATTCATATTGTTTGACCCTCCCAAATGTCGATGTTGTGTTGCATCcaagtttttttaatttatttagatggatccatatTTAAATCAAAAATCTCGAAATTATGATCAAAATGCACCTTTTGATAGCAATGCTCCACGAAAACTTgcaatttttgtgaaaaacatcGCCAAACGTCTAGGCGCCTTTTTACGTGTGCCTCCTCCAAACCATGGATAAATTCCGAGGCACAGAGGGGGCTGAGGTTCCTCCT
This genomic interval carries:
- the LOC140961249 gene encoding uncharacterized protein, with amino-acid sequence MGCSGSKAQDLPLVVRCRKRRELIRAASNYRYALAAAHVSYFRSLIDVGEALRKFVDEDLITTSISSSVSSPSLILPPTSKKKKSNNADKLQFNDCEDEDEDESHLYLSDSSSSSDVREVGDSEYFKHQHHNHYALDSDDEAHQHNTYHAQEHRAKDDYSLHYPRGGFDGYNQTFGDDFVNDPYVYPYTYSYPPHSFGEPFMDRWNKPGVRPPMQPWYLSSKSNVYYMNKAAPEMKTVVREPPPEPSYGYTDSHWNSAADDGGTYGYFTWGSTARMENNDGLKVRPQKEEAPPPPSPKASGWDFFNPFDVSDNGYPSYYWNGGFGYESNHNSPDSSELREREGIPDLEEDTENEVSKEFLKGNRMKTKERKNKGGFTSSVALPALKNRDSSSAPLGKSQGSSRSVPIDKSQGSSRSVSLGEKEVISRLVPLSKSEGISISVPSGKTEGSTSRSVASWGSEKSSMPSNSEEGAKPSMPSPPLYIEESLTSLMPTPNKKGTSSWVNLSPSNSTSFTDGRSSSETIVSKRMDEGSVRKKRVSFEVEEMSNQDADSSKLSSVSVLSPHGTRDLHEVVTEIRDDFEIASSYGKEVANMLEVGKLPHHPGLLKVILSRVLCHSTHSSMSPSAQSVKLASRSIKLAKSYFEDVGKDEKANACDLSSTLDKLYMWERKLYKEVKDEERLRVLYEKQCKRLKILDEGGAESKKLEAAQASISKLLTRLEVSVKAIDAISNRIHKLRDEELQTQVAALVHGLIRMWKAMLRCHQKQFQSIMDSKMRKLKANTGLKNDSSSRATTELERELRLWCERFVDWIAFQKSYIESLNRWLLQCVQYEPEETPDGPVPYSPGQLGAPPIFIVCNDWHQAMESISEARVTNAMNTLLTSLRQLEEKQDQEGRQRLKAEYLLKDMEKHLRSQRMTISEKTGLPLVPSDKFADQKVDLDSMRRRLAEEIIKHKDAKKLVHDAASSSLQGGLVPIFKALENFTSDALKLHEHVRLKHGPE
- the LOC140961250 gene encoding two-component response regulator ARR17-like, whose product is MGDLNSEREIYRNNIGDRRKSQHDDFHVLAVDDSRLDRKLLERLLTVSSYQVTFVDSGDKALEYLGLIDNINEENQYQTSSKPSLHDKVSKINLIMTDYSMPGISGYDLLKRVKDSSWRDIPVVVMSSENLPSRINMCLEGGAEEFLLKPVKLSDLRKLHSHLLKSHRLNQDKDNIKYKENTALLETRPPPVHELMHVL